Proteins from one Ipomoea triloba cultivar NCNSP0323 chromosome 1, ASM357664v1 genomic window:
- the LOC116012143 gene encoding uncharacterized protein LOC116012143, giving the protein MVYLDFISGRRMGTNLYFRGERVFNAVMQELLQIKRGWEWPKISAGGIATTLHCDAFRELIPNACRVKCLSDAAYFFPSRRFKDCGDLFIPLLPRINRTTWISEFITKIMHIKIIYVPIRVFSPKMCNKTSKRLSFS; this is encoded by the exons ATGGTTTACTTGGATTTCATTTCAGGGAGGAGGATG GGCACCAACCTCTACTTTAGAGGGGAAAGAGTATTCAACGCGGTGATGCAAGAGTTGCttcaaattaaaaggggatggGAATGGCCGAAAAT CTCTGCAGGAGGGATTGCAACTACTCTTCATTGTGATGCATTTCGTGAACTTATTCCCAATGCTTGTAGAGTAAAATGCTTATCAGATGCTGCATATTTTTTCCCTTC GAGAAGGTTCAAAGATTGTGGAGACCTATTTATTCCATTACTTCCAAGGATTAATCGCACAACAT GGATCAGTGAATTCATTACCAAAATCATGCacatcaaaattatatatgtccCTATTCg TGTTTTTTCCCCGAAAATGTGCAACAAGACATCAAAACGCCTATCTTTTTCCTGA